The proteins below come from a single Phoenix dactylifera cultivar Barhee BC4 unplaced genomic scaffold, palm_55x_up_171113_PBpolish2nd_filt_p 001579F, whole genome shotgun sequence genomic window:
- the LOC120108836 gene encoding pleckstrin homology domain-containing protein 1-like: MASLWRAAWGASRGAEDMGGGVEFWSDPERAGWLTKQGEYIKTWRRRWFVLKQGKLFWFKEPVVTRASVPRGVIPVASCLTVKGAEDVLNRQFAFELSTSRETMYFIADSEKEKEEWINSIGRSIVQHSRSVTDSEVVDYDSTRHHASADQRQMEGSS; the protein is encoded by the coding sequence ATGGCGAGCCTGTGGAGGGCGGCGTGGGGGGCGTCGCGTGGGGCGGAGGACATGGGCGGGGGCGTGGAGTTCTGGTCGGACCCGGAGCGGGCGGGGTGGCTAACCAAGCAAGGGGAGTACATCAAGACGTGGCGGCGCCGGTGGTTCGTGCTGAAGCAAGGGAAGCTGTTCTGGTTCAAGGAACCGGTGGTGACCCGGGCGTCGGTCCCGCGGGGTGTGATCCCCGTGGCTTCCTGCCTCACGGTGAAGGGCGCCGAGGACGTGCTCAACCGGCAGTTCGCCTTCGAGCTGTCGACCAGCCGCGAGACCATGTACTTCATCGCCGACtccgagaaggagaaggaggagtggATCAACTCCATCGGCCGCTCCATCGTTCAGCACTCCCGCTCCGTCACCGACTCCGAGGTCGTAGACTACGACAGCACTCGCCACCACGCATCCGCCGATCAGCGCCAGATGGAAGGATCCTCCTGA